In Novipirellula caenicola, the genomic stretch GTACCTGCGACACGAGGAAGGCTTGTCCCGCATGCGAGCACTGTTGGAACGGCTGATGTCGGTCCGTAACCGTGTGCTGATCGGTTGCGACTCTTGGACTTGGGCATTTCTCAGTCATGCGGTAGGGATCGAAGACCAGCTTGGCACTCCGTTGACCTTGGCCCCTATGGACGCCGAAGAACTGTACAACTGGTTTCGCAGCACCCTGCCTCTTGAACAGTATGAATTTAGACGCTCTGGCCATGATCATCTGCTTTTTCCCGAATTGGAACATGTCGATCATGGTCACGACGATGATGCTGAGAATCTCCCTAATACAACATCCGACTTTTTTACAACTTTGGCGGTCACATCGCGCGGCAACCCAGGTTTAGCGCGAGCGATCTGGACGGCATCGCTGCGTACCCGGAACCCGACGGACGACGCGCCGCAGGCGTCGAATCCAAACAAAACAACGCTCTGGGTTGTCTCGCCCGACCAACTGGCGACCCCGCAGATGCCGGCCAGCAACGATCGTGTCCATCGTTTTATTTTGCATGCGATCTTATTGCATGGGGGGCTGTCGCTCGATTCGCTTGCCACGGTGTTGTCGTTTCCGCGAGATGAAATCCGGCGCCGCGTCAGCGAATTGTGCCGAGGACGTGTATTGGTAACACAGGATGATCTGCTGCGAGTGAATTTGATCGCGTACCCGATCGTCCGGCGCGATTTGCAAAGCGAAGGATTCCTGACCGATGCGTTTTGACTTGCCACGGTTGGCTTACGAATAAAAAGATTGCGAACATGCCCGACGCCAAATCATCCCAAGAAGAGGTAACGCGAATCCTCCGCGAGTGGAGCGAGATTCATTTATTAGAGGCGATCTTCGTTCTCGCTGCGGGCTTTACGTTGGCGGCGATCATCAAATGGATTGTCCCCAGGCTTGCCGAACGGGTACCCGACCGATTCCGGCTGTGGATCCTACCTTGGGAACCGATTCTGCGAGCGGTGATGCTGTTGTTCGTGGCAGCCTACATCATCCCATTGTTCATCTACCCGACGCCTCAAAACCTACTGGCGATCTCGGGTGCATTGGCCGTTGCCCTGGGTTTTGCGTTCAAGGATTATGTCAGCAGCTTGATCGCCGGGGTGGTGGCGTTGTACGAGCGGCCCTACCGAAACGGAGACTGGGTCAAGATCGAAGAGACGTACGGCGAAGTCCGATCACTTGATCTGCGAACCGTTCAAATTGTGACCCCAGACGACACGGTCGTGGCCGTCCCACACAGCAAAATATGGTCCACGCCAATCTACAACAACAACGTTGGCAAACGCGAATTGATGTGTGTTGCTGACTTCTACTTGCATCCTGATCATGATGGCCAACGTGTCCAACAAAAACTGACCGACATCGCCTTGACCAGCCCCTACGTGCAGTTGCACAAGCCGATCCTGGTGGTGGCGGCCGAGAAGCCCTGGGGCACGCATTACCGCTTAAAAGCCTACCCGATTGACGGTCGAGACCAGTTCCAATTCATCACCGATTTAACGCTCCGCGGCAAAGCGATGCTCCGCCGCATCGGTGTCCAATCCGCAAACGCACCGACGGTCACCCAAGCCAACAGCTAGGTGACGGCTTGATAACCTTATCGCAATGTAGTTGGCATTGTGTGGGGCGTAGGGCGTAGGGCAGCGGGTCGTGCGGGGACCCGGCCGCTGACGCGTCGCGGCTCACTAAATCAACAAGCCGTTGACGAGTTCCGTTGCGATCGGTTTGTTGCTACATCTTCTTTAGGTATGCCATGCTTTGGCGGATGCTTGCCAGCGGATCGGGCGACTGGTCTTGCTCGACGTGACAGTGGATCACGCCCGCCTCGGCGGCCGCTTCGAAGATCGGTTCCATCGGGATCACCCCGTCGCCGAGTTCTTCGAATGCTTCGTTGGCCACCCCGTTGTAGGTCGGCACGGGCGTTTGACGGCTCAAGTCCTTCAAGTGCAACTGGGACACACGTCCTTTCAATTTGCGAATCAGCTTGGCTGGATCATGGCCGGCGAGTTGGACCCAAAAGATATCGATCTCGAATTTCATCTGGTCCGAAAACTCCTCCATCAACACTTCATAACCATACCGACCGCCTTCCTGTGGTTGGAACTCAAACGCATGGTTATGGTACGCCAACTGGATCCCCGCCGCCTGGGCTTGTTCGGCCGCCTTGTTGCAGCGATCCGCAGTCAATTTGTAGTCGTCCAGCGTCGTGCGATTTTTTTCTGCCAAGTAGGGAACGACCAAATGAGACAACCCAGCGTCGTTGGCCTTTTCCAAGATGTCGGCAAACGGCGGCACTCCCTTGTCGTCAGGATTGACCACCGAATCCCACTCGAAGTGCGAGGAATGGAGGGCGAGTCCATTGTCGCGAGCGGCATCGATCATCGGTTTCGCGTTGGGAAACCCGTACGGCTCGACCTGCTTGTACCCCGCATCGGCAACCGCCTTCAACGTGCCGGCAACGTCGTCATTGATTTGATTCCGCAACGTGTACAACTGGATGCCGATCGCATTTCGGTACACGTTGTCTTTGTCCAGGGCAAGGAGATGCTTGGGCGTCAAAGCAACCGCCGTCGCTGCGGACATCGCCCCCAAAAAATGCCGTCGTTTCATTTTGTTTATCCGTCAAAGAAAAGAGAAGGTCAACCGAAATTATACTCCAGTCGTGCGACAGCATGTTTGCGGGCGATCGCCCGTTGCTTCGGAAACCATCCACGTTCCGGCGAACGTCGCTACCAAACGCAAATGCCGTCGTTTACCGGCGTTTCATGCTTCGCAGCGTTTCAGAAACGGGCAAGCTGCCCAAACACGTTTTCTTTGTGGTGCCGCTTTAACACGACGCCTTGAAAACAATTACGATGAATACATCACCTGCCTGCGACTGGCATCCAACACACGAGATCGGTTGCTCCCTTTCCCGTGTTCCAGCGCAAAACGCCCTCCATGCTGCATCGAAAATGCCCCGAACCAACATCCAGCTCAAGAAACGAATGTTCATCGGCAACGTGCTACATCGTCTTGCCTTTAGCACGCTCCTTTTCCCTGGGATAGTCGTCGTAGCCATTGCGGCCGTCTCGCTTGCGTCGGCGCAGGAACCGCCGAGATCCGAGGCAATTGGTTCGGATCGTGAGCAAAAGGAATCGAACGCCGCGCCATCCACGCTGGGACTCGCCCCGCCGTCCGGGGCGGTGGTGCTACTAGACGGTTCGAATCTTGATGCTTGGAAACCTTTCTCGTTCCAGTGGATCAATCCCAAGGATGACCAGAAACAGATCCAGTGGAAGCTTGTCGATGGCGGCGCGATGGAGATCGCCTTGGAATTCGAAGGCAAACGTCGCAAACAATTTCTTTACACGAAAGGAAATTTTGGTGACTACCGTCTGCATCTCGAGTTCCAGCTACCCGAAGCGGACAGCGGCAACAGTGGAATCTTCTTTGGACCGTTGTACGAATTGCAGATCTTCAATAGTGCAGACAAGAAAATTCCCGGCATGGGCGATTGTGGCGCGATCTATCAAATCCGTGCCCCCGATGTGAATGCGGCTCTTGAGCCAGGCGTTTGGCAAACGATCGATCTGGAGTATCAGGCTGCGGAAATGGGTGCAAACGGATTCATGACCGAAAACGGTGCTGCCCGAGTCTCGGTGTGGCTTAATGGCAAATTGATCCACGACGACTTCAAACTATCACTACGGCGAAACAAGTACGCCGCATTCCCTGAGGAACGGTTGTCGCCCATTGTTTTGCAGGAGCATGGATCCAAGGTGAGGTTCCGAAACATCTGGCTGGTCGAGAAAACCGCCAATCCAAAAGCACGGCAAAAGAAATAACCATCTTGTCACTCTACAGGAACGAGAGTCTGCGATGACGAAACGTTTGATTTACTTGCTCGCGGTTTGGACCGTGTTTGTTGCCGGTGTTAGGTCGGGAGCTGCCGACGATCCCGATCGCCGTCCCAACATCGTGTTGATCATGTGCGACGACATGGGTTGGTCCGACATCGGTTGTTACGGAGGCGAAGTGGAAACGCCCCATCTGGATCGCTTGGCAGCCGAGGGGATGCGGTTCACTCAGTTTTACAACAATGCCAAATGCACAACGACTCGCGCATCGATTCTGACCGGCTTGTACCCCCGCCGCGACCAGCGTGATTTGCTGCGAACCGATATGGTCACGCTCGGCGAGGCGTTGAAATTGGCAGGCTACCAGACGGCCTTGAGCGGGAAGTGGCACCTTGGCAGTCAAAAGACAACTCATCCGTTTCATCGAGGATTTGACGAGTTCTATGGCCTGCTGGACGGTTGCTGCAACTTCTTCGATCCTTCGATCCCCGATCCACCCTACAAGAACGGCAAGGTCCGAAAGTTTGGCCAGAACGACCAATTGATCACTTCGTTTCCCAAAGACTTCTACACCACGGATGCTTTTACCGAGCATGCCATCGATTGCGTGAAGAAGTTTGCCGCAAACGAGGCACCGTTTTTGATTCACCTAACTTACACGGCGCCGCACTACCCGTTGCATGCGAAGACCGAGGACATCGCCAAGTATCGGGGCAAGTACAAGGAGCTCGGAGGCTGGCTAAATTTACGGAAACAGCGGTGGCAGCGGCAACGCGAGATGGGGCTGGCGACCGAATCGTGGCAGCTCAGTGGTATCGATGAACACGCCTACGACTGGGACTCGGCCAATCACGATCACGAGGACGCTCGGATGGCGGTGTACGCCGCCATGATCGATGCCATGGATCAAAACATCGGTCGCTTGCTTGAGTCGCTCGAAAGCGAAGGGGTTGCAGACAATACCGTCGTTCTGTTCCTGTCGGACAACGGTGGATGCGCAGAGGAGCCTGGTGGCCGCAGCCCGGAAATCGTTCCCGGGCCCAAGGATTTCTACGCGGCGGTCGGACCGGCATGGGGCTGGGCCCAAAATGCGCCGTTCAAGAAACACAAAAGCAGCGCTTACGAGGGAGGCATTTTGACGCCGTGTATCGCGTGGTGGCCTGGGCGAATTCAGGCGGGTTCGATCACTCGCCAACCAGCTCACATCGTCGACATGATGCCTACCTTGCTGGAGATCGCAGGCGGCCAATATCCACGCACGTATCGAGGCCACGAGATCCTTCCAGTCGAGGGCAAAAGCATGCTGCCTATTTTGATGGGAGAGCAACGTGAACCGCACCAACAACTCGCCTGGGAATGGTCCGGTAGTCGAGCACTCCGAGAGGGAGATTGGAAAGTCGTCTGGCCCAAAAACGGCAAAGCGTGGCAGCTCTATAACCTCGCAAACGATCGTTGCGAGACGACCGACCTCGCCGACACCCAGACAGAACTCACCCAGCGTTTAGCCGAGGCATGGGAGGCTTGGGCGATGCAAACCGGACTCAAAAATAAAACCGGCTCGAAAGGCAAGTGACCGCGTCAATCGTCGTCGAAAATGAAACCATCCTGGCGGCGACGTGAGCAACTCAATGGCAAGCGAGCAAGGATCGTCTATCCGTATTGCTGTAAAGCGTAGTCTCGCAGCTACCATCGTCAGAAGGTGGTGACTCGTGGTTTCGAGACAATCATCCACACTCAGGCGAGCGTCGCAACGAGACACAATTGCGGATGCGTGGAGACACAAAAAAAGCCGATTGAAGAAAACCCCGCACCTAAGTGGGAATGTCTTCAATCGGCTTTGGCTGGCTTGCCGCTAAGCTACCCCGCAAGGACTCGAACCTTGAATGACTGAACCAAAATCAGTAGTGTTACCATTACACCACGGGGTAGAACTTCGCTTAGTTTAGCAATAGTTTGCTCGATTCAGAAGAGGAGCTGAGTTGCTCTTTTGAGGTTCGTCCAAAAATTTTTAGGGACGACTTTGCTTCCTTGCTTCTGAATCGTTTGCTTCGTGCCATCAGTTCTTGATGCCGAAATCTTGGCAACAAGAATCATGACAACGAAAAAACCCCGCGGCTGCGAGCGTTTGCTCTCACCACAGGGTTTCATGTGTATCAGTGACCCCTACGGGACTCGAACCCGTGTTACCGCCGTGAAAGGGCGGTGTCCTGGACCGCTAGACGAAGGGGCCATGAATTGTGGAAACGTCGTTGCCGTGAGGCGTCTGACGATCTCCGCAACGCGTTGATCACTGTGAGAGAGTTTTTAGCTAAGACCACTAACTCTCGTCAAGGGTTCACTTCCCTTGATATTCATTCTCGGCCGAAAAAAGTCCAAGCTTGCCATAAAACACGGGGTTTAAGCCAAAAACTTTTTGTTCGCTTTTTGCTTTCCGATGATGGATTTTGGGGACTCGTAGCCAAGGCTCGGCAAAAACCCCCTCTCGAAAAGCGACGGATCCCGCCGCTAGAACCGTGCGGCGGCATGAAGAATGCACGTCGGCGTCAACCGCGCCGAGGGAACGAGCACAATCATCGCGCCCGACCGACCAAATCAGCTCGCGATCAAACCATCGACCGCAAACCAATCGCCCAAAAAGATCATCGCCCAAGCGAACGGCCATCGGTGGCAATGCGACGCGAAATCGATTCTTCAATCAAGCCATCAAGATGACGGCCGACGAAAGGGGCGAGGGAGCACAAACGCGGGCGGCCGAGGAAAGCTCGAAGTCCAGAACGGGGCTCGAGAGCTTGATCCGCAAAAAAAAGAGAAGAAAGCCCGCAAGATCCAACGATCGCGAGCAAAGTAGCAGGCAGGCAGATGCAGCTAGAAAAGAAGGGGGTGCGAGGCGAGTCCCAGGGGGGCATGGGACCTCACCCAATCCCACTACGATTCCACAGGGGTATCCCCTGCTTCCAAACTACGCTGGATCGCATCATAGACTTCGCGACGATGAACGGGCACCTCACGTGGGGCTTCGACGCCCAAACGGACTTTGTCCCCACGGATCTCGACAACCACGATTCGGATATCGTTGTTGATAACGATGCTCTCGTTTTTCTTTCTTGATAAAACTAACATTGATTCCAGTCCTTTCCTAACCGGCCCTGATTCTTCAAACTTAATTCGCCTACAGTCCCGATGCACACAGCGTTGTTAACACAATGCGTTTAGACACAGTGCCATAGATAGGAGTCGAGGCAAATGAAGCTGGGTGCTTCGGCGATCCCGTTTCCTAATCTCAATGACTATGATCATCGCACGTAGGCCGGTTGTGTCCGCAGGATCGCTCCGTGTACGCCCGCTTTCCTGACACAATGAACTCTAAGTCAAAAATAGCATCAGTCAAGGAATTATGCCTTGACAAAGCCCGATTTTTGACCTTTCGCCCTCCCAGAGGGCTTGCAGCCCGCTTCGGCGTGGGCCTGAATTCGGCCCCAAAGTTGCTCAAACGCCCCAAAACAAGCATTTCTGGCGACATTGCCTCTTCTGTTTTAAGAAATTTCCCACGGCGGCGTTTTTGGACCTCCCGGAACCATTAGGGCTTTTCGTTCGTCGTACTGTTAGGTAGACACCTCTGTGTGAGTTGCGAAGCAGCGTGACTTCTTGAGACAATTTCGAGACTTTCACTGAAATCGCAGGCACCTCATTCCTCGTGATCGGTTCAAACGAAATGGTTCATGCCCTTCCTAGCAACGATGATTCGATGTCCCCTCGAGGCAAGATGTTCACTCCCGAAGCCGCCACCGAAATGCTGCCTCTGCTGCGGATCATCCTACGAGATGCCTTGCAGCTGAGCCATTCGATCGAACGGCAGCGCGACCAAATCGCGGGAATCGATCGCTTAGCCGAGCGGATGGACCACCCGTCCTATCGTGATGAGGTGCATGACATTCGCGTCAGCTTGGCCGATGAAGAAGCGAAATTGGAACGATGCCTGGTCGAACTAAGCGAACTTGGGGTGACACCCCATTTGCCCCTCAATGGGATCATCGATTTCCCAACTATCGTCAATCGCCAACCCGCCTGCCTATGCTGGTCGCTTGGTGAAGATTCCGTCGACTACTGGCACGACCCAGGCCAAACGCCAGTACAGCGACGCCCGTTGCCCCGAAAAACCTTGGGCACCGAAAAGTGCCTGTGATGAGAATGCCTGCGGTTTAATCGTGCCAATAGACTCCCCCCGCTGGTAAATCGATTCCAATCGTGAAAACGCGGGCGAGCGTTAAGCCCAATGCCATCCGTATTGTGCCAAAGGTAGACGACATTGGGGGGGGGTGATTCCCGCTCGGTTCCACGCCTGTTTTCTCAAGCAACACAACTCCGCGAGACAAGCTCAGCACGATGAATCACGCCGATCCTGCAAAACCCGAAGAATCGGTCGTGCTTCGAGGCGCCCGGTTTAATGTCCACGCGATGTCGATCGTGGGTAGTGATGGTAAGACCTATGTTCGCGAAGTGGTTCGTCACCCGGGTGCGGTGGTCATCTTGCCGCTACTCGATGATGACACCTTGGTGATGATTGAAAACCATCGCCCCACCGTCGGCGAAACCTTGTTGGAACTGCCCGCGGGCACTCGCGAATCCGACGAACCAGCCGAACAAACCGCGTTTCGCGAACTAATCGAAGAAACCGGCTACCATGCGAAATCGGTCAGCTTGGTGCATGAATTTTATTCAGCACCAGGAATCAGTGACGAGCTGATGTTGCTGTACGTGGCTCGCGATTTAACGCGGGGCGAACATGCACGCGAAGCGACTGAACAAATTCAAAATCGCATTGCCACTCGCGAAGAGGTTCGCGGCTGGATCGCCGAAGGGCGAATTCGAGATGCCAAAACGCTGGTCGGACTGTATGCGTTTTTGGCGGGAACGTGCTTAACCGAAAAGCAAAACTCGAACTGAGTTTTGCTTGATCGTTTTATCTTGCCGCCTGCAATGTGAATGCGGGCCGGTTGGCTTAGGAGTTTTGGATCGGTTGCCCGGTGCCCAGTTGTGCCAGCACTTGCAGCACGCCATTGAGATGAGCCAAGCGAGGACCGAAGCGATCGACGAATTCGTTGAGCATGAACTCGCCTTCCATCAAATGATCTTCGTTTTCCAGGATCTCTTCGGTCAAACTATCCAAGAAACCGGTTTGCACTCGGCTTAACGTTTCAGCCGCCTGACGGCAGGCACGTGACAATTCGGGATTGGAATCTTTCCACTGCTGCAACTCGCCGGCACGTTGCTTTTGGATCGCGGCGTTTTGCTGGATCAAATCCTGCAGCAAACGGTTCTGTTGATTCTGGCTCGCCACCAATTGACGCAACAATTCAATGGTCAAACGGCTCTCGGAGATCGAAGCGTCGGATCCTGATTCGGGAGAAACGTCAATACGGAACATCGGTGAGGCAGGTTCCTGGTCGTAAGACATGGCGTGGTTTCCTATTGCGTTAACTGCGAGGGCGATAAAGTCATCGAACACTGCAAAACACGACCGCAAGGCCGTGGTCACGGTGCGTCAATAAAATTGCCCGAAAACGAATGGCCCGAAAGCAAATGGGTCGAACAAATATTTCTAGCCGCGGACGTATTTTTTAACCGCGGACGCTGCGGGGCTAGCGTGCTTGCATTCATTGTCGTGGCATGATGATTGCCCCGAGTATAACCAGCAAAAAATGGAGTTGTCGAGCAAACCGTGCTGACAATCGAAATTTCTAATCGAGGCGGTGAACTTCACGACCGATCCCCCTAAATCACCTTGACCTCACCAACCGCCTGGATTACCAGCAGCCCAAATTACAGATCCAACCGTTAAAGTCGGCAGGACCCGAACGCCGATGAGTTCGCTAGGGATCCGCCACTCCGAGAATCCCGTTGCGTCGTGACGCTGAAAACAGTCGTCCCGATGCGGTGGAGTGGCGTCCTGACGAGACCGCCCCCGCGCTGCGGCCGCCGTGGCCCGATCGCTACCGCTAGCCGCCAACGGCAACATCTCGTCCGTTATTGACCAGTCCCAGAACCTCGCAACCCCCGCTAAGAACTGAATGCCCGATCCGACCAACCCGACGATTGGATACTTTACGGTGGTTCAAGACGACCGCACCGGTTGGACCGGAGGGTTGTTGATTTTGAATCGCAGCGGTCGCCCGGTCGAGTTTCAGTGCACCTTGCCCGTTCGTCCGTCTCGGGCCCACGAAATTTTGTTCGGGACCACGATGCGTGACCATTTGATCGGCGAAGTGATCGGTCCGATGCTGGTCAGCAAGTGCCGCACCCCGCTGTCACTGTTGTGCTGCGACCAAATCGAATCGCTTTCGCTGAACACGCAAGGCAATGTGCCGGTCGCCCTTGTTTCCGAAGCGGCCGAAAGCGACGAGGGACCGATCACCAGCGACATGCTGACTGGAGCGTCCCAAGTGGTGTTGGTCAACGCCACGCTGCACGTGCCACTGGAACGAGTCAGTGCGGTTGAGTCATTGGCCCAACACTTCGAAGACATGCCCGATGCGATCGAACCGTTCGAGCGAATTCGTGAAGCGATCCGCGAGGCTCAATCGCAGATTGCACGTGCGGCCTAACGCGGCGATCCAAGAAAGACCTTTCGGTAGCGGAAGGCGTGGGTTTGGAATGCGATGAGTAAACCGCACGAAAGTCTTGACGACTTCCGCTACGACCCAACCGACGATTGCGAAAGTCTTGACGGCTTTTGCTACGACCTAACGGACACAAAGCTCTTCTATGTTGAACGTCGAGATTAACTCGCAAGCCAGTTGGTGTCAGAGCGATCTTGTTCCTACGGGCACTTATGAACTAACGCTCGACGCCATCGAACCGCGGTCGCTACCGATCCGGGTCTCGCCATTGACCGCCCGCGTCACGGGTTTTTTGTTCCCCGAAGCGAACCAGTGGATCCCGCCCAACGCCAAGCCTGCGGCACCGGGCAATGAATCGCACAGCATCAAGATCGCCGATGCAACAAAAAAGAAACCCAAGGTTGATCGTAAACGCCACCGCATCAAACCGCCTAACGACGTCGTTAAACTTCAAGACCGGCTGTACTACTTGCTGCAACCGCCGTTGGATTTATTGGTCGGCAGCGGCCAATTGAATTTTCCTTTTGAACCGTTCCCTTACCAATTGGATGGGATCGCGTTCTTGTTCCCCCGATTCGCCTGCGTGTTGGCCGACGAGATGGGGCTGGGAAAAACGATGCAAGCGATCAGCACGATTCGTTTGCTGCTGTGCAGCGGCGAAGTGCGTAGCGTGTTGCTGGTATGCCCAAAGCCGTTGGTTTCGAATTGGCTGAAAGAGTTCCGCGTTTGGGCTCCCGAGATTCCCGTGGTGGCCATCGAAGGCAACGCGGCGAAACGCGAATTCCAGTGGCGTTCGCCTGAGGTTCCAGTGAAGGTTGCGAATTACGAATTGTTGATGCGCGACAAAGAAACGGTGCTCGATAGCGGATTGCATTTCGACCTGGTCGCACTGGACGAGGCACAGCGGATCAAGAACCGCAACAGCACGACCAGCGAGATCGTCAAAGCGATCCCGCGAACTCGATCGTGGGCACTGACCGGAACCCCGGTAGAAAATTCGCCCGACGATCTGGTGGGGATTTTCGAGTTCCTGTCACCGGGATTTCTACAAATCGGCATGCCGATGCCCCAGATGGCAGCGGCCTCGCGTGAGTACATCCTGCGTCGCACCAAAGACATGGTGCTCGACGATATGCCGCCGAAACTGTATCGCGACGCCGAGTTAGACCTCACGCCCGAGCAGTGGTCGACGTACGAGCAGGCGGAATCCGAAGGAGTGATTCAGCTGGAAAAACTTGACGAGATGTTGACGATCCAGCACGTGTTCGAGTTGGTGCTAAGATTAAAACAGATCTGCAATTTCGATCCGGTCTCGGGCAGCAGTACCAAGCTGGAACGTTTGGTCGCCGACATGGAAGAGGTCGCCGCGAGCGGGAAGAAGGCGATCGTGTTTAGCCAATGGGTCAATAGCATTGATCAGATGAAACCGGCACTCGAAAAATTTGGGCCACTCGAGTATCACGGCCGAGTGCCGCACAAGCAACGCGAAGGGGTGATCGACAAATTCAAAAACGATCCCGACAGCCACGTGATCTTGATGAGCTATGGTGCGGGCAGCGTAGGGTTGAACCTGCAGTTCTGTGAATACGTTTTCCTGTTTGACCGATGGTGGAACCCGGCGATCGAAGACCAAGCAATCAACCGAGCGCATCGGATCGGTGCCAGAGGCGCCGTGACGGTGACGCGAATGTTGGCAATGAACACGATCGAACAGCGGATCGCGGCGGTGCTGGACCAGAAACGCGAAATGTTTGATACGCTGTTTTCCGAACAGGGCGGCCCCGTGGCGGCTGGCGGGCTAAGTCGTGAAGAGATCTTTGGTCTGTTCGATTTGCGTGCTCCGTGTGGCAAAAAGGTCGCGTGATTCGATAGAGCGGTGTCTGCTTGACCGGCGGCAGTGTGGCAGCGACAAACCGCTCGGGCGCACCGAGTTCCTGCTATACTGGCAGCACCTCACCTGCGAGGGCCCACGTTCGTTGCCATGTTTGCCGCCACGTTCGCGTCGCCGTCGCTGCCGCCCCGCCCGCGTTCAGGAAAGCGTGTCACGTGCTTCCCGCAGCCTACCTATCACGATGTCGCGCCATCGACAAACCAGTGATCCTTTTTCTTTTGCAATGGATCGCACTGGCATGGATCGTGATCACACTGGCATGCGGCGATTCCGTTTCCGCGGCACCACCGCTGGCCGCCAACGCTGCCCACGTGGACTTTGCCAGCGACGTCGCGCCGATTCTGCAACAACATTGTCTGAATTGTCACAACGACGTCGATCGCAAGGGTGACGTTTCGCTGGCCACCGCAACGGACTTGATCGACAGCGGTGTAATTTCAACAGACCCCGCCGATTCCAGTCGCCTGCTGGAATTGATCACACCGGTCGATGGCACTGCGGAAATGCCTCAGGACGCGCCGCCGCTTTCGCAGCCCCAGATCGATGTCATCCAGCGATGGATCACCGCTGGCGTGATTTGGCCCGAGGGTGTGACGCTGAGCGAACCGTCGATTTCTGATCGTAATTGGTGGTCGCTCCGGCCGTTGGCCGCTGTAAAAATCGACGAGAACGACCACACGCATCCAATCGACACACTGATCGACGCAAAGTTGACCGCAAACGATCTGCGGCCCGTCGACATCGCCGATCCAGCAACGCTGGTCCGCCGACTGCACTATGATTTGACCGGACTGCCGCCAACACCGGCTGAGATCCGTACGTATTTGCAAGACGTAAAGTCCAATCCCGAAACCGCCTACACCACGCTGGTGGATCGTCTGCTTGATTCGCCTGGTTTCGGTGAAAAGTGGGGGCAGCATTGGTTGGACCTTGCCCGCTATGCCGAAACACATGGATACGACAAGGACAAACCACGAACCAACGCGTGGCCCTATCGCGATTATGTCATTCGCAGTTTCAATGACGACAAACCGTATGGGCGGTTTGTGCAGGAACAAGTCGCCGGAGACGCATTGTTCCCAGGCGAAGCGGATGGAATGATCGGCCTGGGATTTCTCGCCGCCGGCCCCTGGGATTTCATCGGGCACACCGAGGTCGGCGAAGAAAAGCTCGACGGGCGGATCGCCAAACATCTCGACCGCGACGAGATGGTGTCCGCCGTATTCAACGTCTTCATGAGCACGACAGTTCAATGTGCCCAGTGTCATCATCACAAATTCGATCCAATTCGGTCGGACAATTACT encodes the following:
- a CDS encoding mechanosensitive ion channel family protein; translation: MPDAKSSQEEVTRILREWSEIHLLEAIFVLAAGFTLAAIIKWIVPRLAERVPDRFRLWILPWEPILRAVMLLFVAAYIIPLFIYPTPQNLLAISGALAVALGFAFKDYVSSLIAGVVALYERPYRNGDWVKIEETYGEVRSLDLRTVQIVTPDDTVVAVPHSKIWSTPIYNNNVGKRELMCVADFYLHPDHDGQRVQQKLTDIALTSPYVQLHKPILVVAAEKPWGTHYRLKAYPIDGRDQFQFITDLTLRGKAMLRRIGVQSANAPTVTQANS
- a CDS encoding sugar phosphate isomerase/epimerase, with amino-acid sequence MKRRHFLGAMSAATAVALTPKHLLALDKDNVYRNAIGIQLYTLRNQINDDVAGTLKAVADAGYKQVEPYGFPNAKPMIDAARDNGLALHSSHFEWDSVVNPDDKGVPPFADILEKANDAGLSHLVVPYLAEKNRTTLDDYKLTADRCNKAAEQAQAAGIQLAYHNHAFEFQPQEGGRYGYEVLMEEFSDQMKFEIDIFWVQLAGHDPAKLIRKLKGRVSQLHLKDLSRQTPVPTYNGVANEAFEELGDGVIPMEPIFEAAAEAGVIHCHVEQDQSPDPLASIRQSMAYLKKM
- a CDS encoding DUF1080 domain-containing protein produces the protein MPRTNIQLKKRMFIGNVLHRLAFSTLLFPGIVVVAIAAVSLASAQEPPRSEAIGSDREQKESNAAPSTLGLAPPSGAVVLLDGSNLDAWKPFSFQWINPKDDQKQIQWKLVDGGAMEIALEFEGKRRKQFLYTKGNFGDYRLHLEFQLPEADSGNSGIFFGPLYELQIFNSADKKIPGMGDCGAIYQIRAPDVNAALEPGVWQTIDLEYQAAEMGANGFMTENGAARVSVWLNGKLIHDDFKLSLRRNKYAAFPEERLSPIVLQEHGSKVRFRNIWLVEKTANPKARQKK
- a CDS encoding arylsulfatase, translating into MTKRLIYLLAVWTVFVAGVRSGAADDPDRRPNIVLIMCDDMGWSDIGCYGGEVETPHLDRLAAEGMRFTQFYNNAKCTTTRASILTGLYPRRDQRDLLRTDMVTLGEALKLAGYQTALSGKWHLGSQKTTHPFHRGFDEFYGLLDGCCNFFDPSIPDPPYKNGKVRKFGQNDQLITSFPKDFYTTDAFTEHAIDCVKKFAANEAPFLIHLTYTAPHYPLHAKTEDIAKYRGKYKELGGWLNLRKQRWQRQREMGLATESWQLSGIDEHAYDWDSANHDHEDARMAVYAAMIDAMDQNIGRLLESLESEGVADNTVVLFLSDNGGCAEEPGGRSPEIVPGPKDFYAAVGPAWGWAQNAPFKKHKSSAYEGGILTPCIAWWPGRIQAGSITRQPAHIVDMMPTLLEIAGGQYPRTYRGHEILPVEGKSMLPILMGEQREPHQQLAWEWSGSRALREGDWKVVWPKNGKAWQLYNLANDRCETTDLADTQTELTQRLAEAWEAWAMQTGLKNKTGSKGK
- the csrA gene encoding carbon storage regulator CsrA — its product is MLVLSRKKNESIVINNDIRIVVVEIRGDKVRLGVEAPREVPVHRREVYDAIQRSLEAGDTPVES
- a CDS encoding DUF2203 domain-containing protein; translated protein: MSPRGKMFTPEAATEMLPLLRIILRDALQLSHSIERQRDQIAGIDRLAERMDHPSYRDEVHDIRVSLADEEAKLERCLVELSELGVTPHLPLNGIIDFPTIVNRQPACLCWSLGEDSVDYWHDPGQTPVQRRPLPRKTLGTEKCL
- a CDS encoding NUDIX hydrolase; the encoded protein is MNHADPAKPEESVVLRGARFNVHAMSIVGSDGKTYVREVVRHPGAVVILPLLDDDTLVMIENHRPTVGETLLELPAGTRESDEPAEQTAFRELIEETGYHAKSVSLVHEFYSAPGISDELMLLYVARDLTRGEHAREATEQIQNRIATREEVRGWIAEGRIRDAKTLVGLYAFLAGTCLTEKQNSN